One part of the Spirochaetota bacterium genome encodes these proteins:
- the ccsA gene encoding cytochrome c biogenesis protein CcsA, which translates to MSISGYPVLQGVFDSVFFTPWAIGFTLIIFFYLYKNHMILYATAVLVLTGLIALWYPKGIILPEPHKSHVLAYIFFATESFGIGLFYISGCYSLLYLLNNNNENNYFYFAKLCIIYGFIMYSIAQFAGATWCYYGWGTLFKWSPRHLQSAFIWTMYINFIHLKYIPYFNNKRKLLYALLCSLITFIFYLCSYMHEYTIQRIGG; encoded by the coding sequence ATGAGTATCAGCGGCTACCCTGTTTTACAGGGAGTCTTTGATAGTGTATTTTTTACTCCATGGGCAATAGGATTTACTCTAATTATATTTTTTTATTTATATAAAAATCACATGATTTTATATGCAACAGCTGTACTCGTCCTTACAGGTCTGATAGCCTTATGGTATCCCAAAGGCATTATATTGCCTGAACCTCATAAATCACACGTTTTAGCATATATCTTCTTCGCTACAGAATCATTTGGCATAGGCCTTTTTTATATAAGTGGGTGTTATTCCCTACTCTATCTTTTAAACAATAACAATGAAAATAATTATTTTTATTTTGCCAAACTTTGCATTATTTATGGATTTATTATGTATAGTATCGCACAATTTGCTGGTGCAACATGGTGTTATTATGGATGGGGAACTCTTTTTAAATGGAGTCCACGGCATTTGCAAAGTGCTTTTATTTGGACAATGTATATAAATTTCATTCACCTTAAATATATACCATATTTCAACAATAAGAGAAAATTACTATATGCATTACTATGTTCATTAATAACATTTATTTTTTATCTGTGCTCATATATGCATGAATACACAATACAACGAATAGGTGGCTAA